In one Plutella xylostella chromosome 20, ilPluXylo3.1, whole genome shotgun sequence genomic region, the following are encoded:
- the LOC105380778 gene encoding facilitated trehalose transporter Tret1, with amino-acid sequence MKKGYLEQYLTSGILGLATFICGYSIVWPSYTIPLFRSDLSPLSGNFTTYHQSLLGSVPMLGSLLGTVFGGLIADNIGRKRGEILSGLFNVLSCALICTARNIYLLVASRFIFGFGGGIHTFLYSIYVGEFSSAAIRGTTISICVFGYSIGVLSSYIVGWQLTYEQGNYLILGINIMFVISMFFVKDTPVYYLKIGKDKEALECLKFYRGTKITNQEVLDEFAEMKSLLHTPQQMILLKDSDTIDDPEKEKLRQTTDVVVINESKANVWKTMISSKPNLRIFAVISALIFLSVSMGMIAIQTYAGILFARAVPNLSSDMCAIAVALANIAGSVLPIFMIDVVGRRIMMIASAVLVSLCLAALGAVLRWPIAPDWMIPAIILLYCFCFQLGSATVPYMLNAEAYVPEVKSLCIILAYSVMWGANFIMLAIFAPLSELVGLDGTFFFYSGIAAIAAVLSVFVLPETTGLTVDMIQAKFTNGFSQIGQKSKQ; translated from the exons ATGAAGAAAGGATACTTGGAGCAGTATTTAACTTCTGGAATTT TGGGATTAGCAACATTTATCTGTGGCTATTCAATCGTTTGGCCTTCATACACGATACCATTGTTCAGGAGTGACCTTTCTCCTTTGTCGGGTAACTTCACAACATACCACCAAAGCCTTCTAGGCTCAGTGCCGATGCTTGGAAGTCTACTAGGGACGGTATTTGGTGGATTAATAGCGGATAATATAGGGAGAAAACGAGGCGAAATTTTGAGTGGCCTTTTCAATGTG CTCTCTTGTGCTCTCATATGCACTGCCAGAAACATCTACCTCTTGGTAGCATCAAGATTCATCTTCGGTTTTGGAGGTGGCATTCATACATTCCTCTACAGTATATACGTTGGAGAGTTCAGCTCTGCAGCCATCAGGGGTACTACCATATCCATCTGTGTCTTCGGATATTCCATCGGGGTATTGTCTTCTTACATCGTTGGTTGGCAGTTGACCTATGAGCAAGGAAACTACTTGATTCTGGGAATTAATATCATGTTTGTGATAAGCATGTTCTTTGTTAAGGATACGCCGGTTTATTACTTGAAAATTGGCAAGGATAAG GAAGCCCTAGAGTGCCTGAAATTCTACCGAGGCACTAAAATAACGAATCAGGAGGTGTTGGACGAGTTCGCTGAAATGAAGAGTCTTTTGCACACGCCACAGCAGATGATACTACTGAAAG ATTCAGACACTATTGATGATCCTGAAAAAGAGAAGCTACGCCAAACCACGGACGTTGTAGTAATAAATGAAAGTAAAGCAAATGTATGGAAAACTATGA TCTCATCAAAGCCAAATCTCCGCATTTTCGCCGTGATAAGCGCGTTAATATTCCTGTCAGTGTCCATGGGAATGATAGCCATACAGACGTACGCCGGTATCCTCTTTGCACGGGCAGTCCCGAACCTGTCTTCAGACATGTGTGCGATAGCTGTGGCCCTGGCGAATATTGCTGGCAGTGTGCTGCCGATATTCATGATTGACGTCGTTGGGAGGAGG ATAATGATGATAGCATCAGCCGTCCTGGTCTCCCTCTGTCTGGCGGCTCTCGGGGCAGTCCTCCGCTGGCCCATAGCGCCGGACTGGATGATCCCTGCCATCATACTGCTGTACTGCTTCTGCTTCCAGCTGGGCAGTGCCACCGTGCCGTACATGCTGAATGCTGAGGCTTATGTTCCTGAG GTAAAATCCCTCTGCATCATACTGGCTTACTCCGTGATGTGGGGTGCTAACTTCATAATGCTGGCCATTTTCGCGCCGCTATCGGAACTCGTTGGATTGGACGGAACCTTCTTCTTCTATTCCGGAATAGCCGCCATTGCTGCTGTACTGTCTGTATTCGTTCTTCCTGAAACTACTGGTTTGACTGTCGATATGATACAGGCAAAGTTCACTAATGGGTTTTCGCAAATTGGTCAGAAGtctaaacaataa
- the LOC105380813 gene encoding monosaccharide-sensing protein 3-like, whose amino-acid sequence MKKGVLIQIGVSILVGLANFSMGYTDVWPSYAIPIFKSANSPLSGVFTRNQESLIGSIPMLGSLLGTIMSGKIADSIGRKRGEIFFGCINTLACTLICTAKSFYILLGSRLLLGFGNGLNAGIFSIFAGEYSSVSIRGTVIALAAFGYSAGVLVSYIMGWLFSYQVVNYFVLTINVTFTISMCFMKETPIYLLKVGKEKEALNSLKFYRGTKITTQEVIDEFADIKSLVETPKQQEMKIFSDIDNNNEDPEKEKLRHATDEAYVKPSNRSAWKALLSSKSSLRALFTISLLICLAVCMGMVTILTYAGTLFSKAVPNLSPDLCAIALAVANITGSGLPIVMSDWVGRRILMITSSVLVSCCLVTLGVLIRWPLAPDWMIPVVVLMYCFCYQLGSGSVPYMLNSECYVPEVKSLCIVLSMSVMFISNFIMLAAYTATVDLLGLDGTFFLYATVATASAVVSYLIVPETSGITTEAIQEKFARGFLQYRVLVKE is encoded by the exons ATGAAGAAAGGCGTTTTGATTCAGATTGGGGTGTCTATTCTTG TGGGCCTAGCCAATTTCTCAATGGGCTACACAGACGTATGGCCATCCTACGCCATCCCCATCTTCAAGTCAGCCAACTCACCCCTCTCGGGGGTGTTTACTAGGAACCAGGAGAGCCTCATAGGTTCTATACCGATGCTGGGAAGCCTGCTCGGGACGATAATGAGTGGGAAAATAGCGGATAGTATCGGTCGGAAGCGAGGGGAGATCTTTTTTGGGTGTATTAATACT TTGGCATGCACCCTCATCTGCACAGCGAAGAGTTTCTACATCCTCCTTGGTTCTCGGCTGCTGCTAGGATTCGGCAATGGCCTGAACGCTGGAATATTCTCCATATTCGCTGGAGAATACAGTTCAGTTTCCATCAGAGGCACCGTCATAGCTTTAGCAGCCTTCGGCTATTCAGCAGGAGTCTTAGTGTCGTATATTATGGGATGGTTGTTCAGTTATCAAGTGGTCAATTACTTTGTTTTGACCATCAACGTCACTTTTACTATTAGCATGTGTTTCATGAAAGAGACTCCGATTTACTTGTTGAAGGTTGGGAAGGAAAAG GAGGCCCTTAACTCGTTGAAATTTTATAGGGGAACAAAAATAACTACTCAAGAAGTCATTGATGAGTTTGCTGATATCAAGAGCCTAGTGGAAACCCCAAAACAACAAGAAATGAAAATCTTTTCAG ATATTGATAACAACAATGAAGATCCTGAAAAGGAGAAGCTTCGCCATGCTACTGATGAAGCCTATGTGAAACCATCCAACAGAAGCGCGTGGAAAGCATTGT TATCATCAAAATCGTCTCTTCGTGCCCTGTTCACGATATCTCTGCTGATATGCTTGGCAGTCTGCATGGGGATGGTGACAATACTCACGTATGCCGGTACTTTGTTCTCGAAGGCCGTTCCAAATCTGTCACCAGACCTGTGTGCTATAGCGTTGGCGGTTGCTAACATCACTGGCAGCGGTCTGCCCATCGTCATGAGTGACTGGGTTGGTAGAAGG ATCCTCATGATAACCTCCAGTGTCCTCGTCTCCTGTTGCCTGGTAACCCTGGGGGTGCTTATCCGATGGCCGCTGGCTCCAGACTGGATGATCCCGGTGGTCGTCCTGATGTACTGCTTCTGCTACCAGCTCGGCAGCGGCTCTGTGCCCTATATGTTGAACTCGGAATGCTATGTGCCAGAA GTGAAATCCCTCTGCATAGTCCTGTCTATGTCAGTGATGTTCATATCCAACTTTATAATGCTGGCAGCCTACACTGCAACGGTGGACCTTCTGGGTCTAGACGGTACCTTCTTCCTCTATGCTACTGTAGCTACAGCATCAGCTGTAGTCTCCTATCTGATAGTGCCAGAAACTTCTGGAATAACCACCGAAGCTATACAGGAGAAGTTCGCAAGAGGCTTCTTACAGTACCGAGTTTTGGTAaaggaataa